One genomic segment of Musa acuminata AAA Group cultivar baxijiao chromosome BXJ3-3, Cavendish_Baxijiao_AAA, whole genome shotgun sequence includes these proteins:
- the LOC135581084 gene encoding transcription termination factor MTERF2, chloroplastic-like isoform X2 has translation MAWWALPAPTTVVPTLSPSIDRPRSWNVAFVLFLGSNSPSPFVSSVSTSSVRSCGFRATRVRFAAAEDGWCPSSTSGLPAVDEAREAVVEILREFGASQEDSVYIAANSPCYVEMLVGNVQELDELGLWGSWNSEIVEGNVDMSTLSFRKKVYYMAKSKGDKGVLPYLDSIGVKLSSALLIARYLSSEKLPQLIDKVNFVSGILFPSSINKALIGRNARRMMMHLSIPADEDVQSTLSFFEKAGLEEKDIAKMLMKYPWILSTSIQWNYEKILAFFNEKKVPKSSVDLAIRSWPHILGCSATKMKSMVEQFNEFGVKKKMLVPVITSSPQLLLKKPKEFQEVVSFMEEIGFDSKTIGRILCRCPEIFASSVDNTLRKKVNFLADFGVSRDCLLRIVRKYPEMLLLDTDNTLLPRMSFLMRVGLSKREVCSMICRFSPILGYSIEMVLKPKLDFLLRTMKKPLKEIVEYPRYFSYSLDKKIKPRFWVIQSRKLECSLKDMLSKNDDEFAQEYMGIGRLLVVPSVPPKDGS, from the exons ATGGCTTGGTGGGCTCTCCCCGCTCCCACCACCGTAGTCCCAACTCTCTCCCCTTCGATCGATCGCCCTCGCTCGTGGAATGTCGCCTTCGTCCTCTTTCTCGGTTCCAACTCTCCTTCTCCCTTCGTTTCCTCGGTTTCCACCTCCTCTGTCCGCAGCTGCGGGTTCCGGGCCACGCGAGTACGGTTTGCCGCTGCCGAAGACGGGTGGTGTCCGTCTTCGACGTCCGGCTTGCCGGCCGTCGATGAAGCACGGGAAGCCGTGGTCGAGATACTGCGGGAGTTCGGAGCCTCACAGGAGGACTCCGTTTATATCGCCGCCAATTCGCCGTGCTATGTAGAGATGCTCGTGGGGAACGTGCAAGAGCTGGATGAGCTCGGCCTGTGGGGTTCATGGAATAGCGAGATTGTGGAAGGGAACGTGGACATGAGTACCCTTAGTTTCAGGAAGAAGGTGTACTACATGGCCAAAAGTAAGGGAGATAAGGGCGTGCTTCCTTATCTGGATAGCATTGGCGTCAAACTCTCCTCTGCTTTGCTCATTGCTAGGTATTTGTCCTCGGAGAAGCTTCCTCAGCTGATTGATAAG GTCAATTTTGTGAGTGGAATTTTGTTTCCAAGCAGTATTAATAAGGCACTTATCGGAAGAAATGCTAGACGAATGATGATGCACCTATCGATTCCTGCGGATGAGGATGTTCAGAGCACTTTGTCCTTTTTTGAAAAA GCAGGTTTGGAAGAAAAAGATATTGCAAAGATGCTGATGAAATATCCATGGATTCTTTCAACCAGTATTCAGTGGAATTATGAGAAGATACTGGCTTTCTTCAATGAAAAGAAG GTTCCAAAATCAAGTGTCGACCTCGCAATTAGGAGTTGGCCACATATATTGGGTTGTTCGGCTACAAAGATGAAGTCAATGGTGGAGCAATTTAATGAATTTGGTGTTAAGAAGAAGATGCTGGTTCCAGTTATTACCTCTAGCCCACAGCTCCTACTGAAGAAACCTAAAGAATTTCAAGAG gTCGTATCATTTATGGAAGAAATTGGTTTTGATAGCAAAACCATTGGTAGGATTTTATGTCGCTGTCCAGAAATATTTGCTTCTAGTGTTGATAACACCTTGAGAAAGAAAGTCAATTTCCTTGCTGATTTTGGTGTCTCAAGAGACTGTCTTCTTCGGATTGTCAGAAAATATCCAGAAATGCTACTTTTGGATACTGATAACACTTTACTTCCCAG GATGAGCTTTCTTATGAGGGTTGGGCTGTCTAAGAGGGAAGTATGCTCCATGATCTGTAGATTTTCTCCCATACTGGGCTATAGCATTGAAATGGTTCTGaaaccaaagcttgatttcctCTTAAGAACAATGAAGAAGCCACTCAAGGAAATTGTCGAATACCCAAGGTACTTCAGCTACTCACTGGACAAGAAGATAAAACCCAGATTCTGGGTGATTCAGAGTAGAAAACTCGAATGTAGTTTGAAGGACATGTTGTCTAAGAATGACGATGAGTTTGCACAAGAATATATGGGGATCGGAAGATTACTAGTGGTGCCCTCGGTTCCACCCAAAGATGGTTCATAG
- the LOC103975200 gene encoding putative disease resistance protein RGA1 — protein sequence MAVVLDAFISGLLGTLKDMAKEKLDLLLGVPGEIQKLRRSLRNIHSVLRDAEKQRIENEGVNDWLMDLKDFMYDADDLLDECRMEAQKWTPRESDPKPSTSCGFPFFACFREVKFRHEVGVKIKDLNDRLEEISAGRSKLQLHVSAAEPRVVPRVSRITSPVMESDMVGQRLEEDSKALVEQLTKQDPSKNVVVLAIVGIGGIGKTTFSQKVFNDGKIKASFRTTIWVCVSQEFSETDLLGNIIEGAGGKYNREQSRSLLEPLVEGLLRGNKFLLVLDDVWDARIWDDLLRNPLQGGAAGSRVLVTTRNAGIARQMKAAHVHEMKLLPPEDGWSLLCKKATMNAEEERDARDLKDTGMKIVEKCGGLPLAIKTIGGVLRDRGLNRSAWEEVLRSAAWSRTGLPEGVHRALNLSYQDLPSHLKQCFLYCALFKEDYVFARSDIIKLWIAEGFVEARGDVSLEETGEQYYSQLLHRSLLQSQPFGLEYKNYSKMHDLLRSLGHFLSREESLFISDVQNEWRSGAALMKLRRLSIRLAVTTDIQHIVNLTKRHESVRTLLVEGSRGIVGDVDDSLKNLVRLRVLHIKYTNIESISHYIGNLRHLRYLDVSRSHITELPESICNLTNLQFLILQGCFKLRQIPQGIDRLVNLRTLDCKETRLESLPCGIGRLKHLNELQGFVVNTATGSCPLEELGSLQELRYLSIHRLERAWLEAEPGRDTSVLKGNHKLKNLHLHCSSTPTSDGHTEEQIERIEKVLDVALHPPSSVVSLTLDNFFGLRYPSWMASASISSLLPNISRLELIHCVQWPLLPPLGKLPSLEFLKIGGARAVTTIGPEFFGCEAAATGHERERNSKRPSSSSSSSSSPSPLLFPSLRQLQLWNMTNLEVWDWVAEGFAMRRLDKLVLHNCPKLKSLPEGLIRQATCLTTLNLWDVCALKSIRGFPTVKQLRISGESDLEIVADLPALEVLELGPFGRLNNHLPEWLAQQSFTALQRLDVSGTTQQLVRCLQNGADWPMIERFPIFSIRDGRGNYINYIKHSCTFDTNLVDDDAVFAAVAAAEEEEKRRRHQ from the coding sequence ATGGCCGTTGTTCTTGATGCCTTCATCTCCGGGCTGCTCGGTACGTTGAAGGACATGGCTAAAGAGAAGTTGGACTTGCTGTTGGGCGTCCCCGGGGAGATCCAAAAGCTCCGACGCTCTCTCCGCAACATCCACTCTGTCCTTCGCGACGCCGAGAAGCAGCGGATCGAGAACGAGGGCGTCAACGACTGGCTGATGGACCTCAAGGACTTCATGTACGACGCCGACGACCTCCTCGACGAGTGCCGGATGGAGGCCCAGAAGTGGACTCCTCGTGAGTCCGATCCGAAGCCGTCCACCTCGTGCGGATTTCCCTTCTTTGCTTGCTTTCGCGAGGTCAAGTTCAGACATGAGGTGGGCGTCAAAATCAAGGATCTCAACGATCGGCTGGAAGAGATCTCGGCCGGAAGGTCCAAGCTGCAACTCCATGTGTCTGCGGCCGAACCAAGGGTGGTTCCTCGAGTTAGTCGCATAACTTCCCCCGTGATGGAGTCTGACATGGTTGGCCAGCGACTGGAGGAGGACTCCAAGGCACTGGTGGAGCAGCTGACAAAGCAAGATCCGAGTAAGAACGTGGTGGTGCTGGCAATTGTGGGGATCGGTGGCATCGGAAAGACCACCTTCTCTCAGAAGGTGTTCAATGATGGTAAAATCAAAGCCAGCTTCCGCACCACCATCTGGGTGTGCGTGTCCCAAGAGTTCAGCGAGACGGATCTCCTCGGAAACATCATCGAAGGTGCTGGTGGAAAATATAATAGAGAACAGAGCAGGAGTCTGCTGGAGCCCTTGGTGGAGGGTCTCCTGAGAGGGAACAAGTTCTTGCTGGTGTTGGATGATGTTTGGGATGCTCGGATCTGGGACGACTTGCTCCGCAATCCTTTGCAGGGAGGAGCAGCAGGCAGCAGGGTGCTGGTGACAACCAGAAACGCAGGGATCGCGAGGCAAATGAAGGCGGCCCACGTCCACGAGATGAAGCTGCTGCCTCCGGAGGATGGCTGGTCCCTCCTGTGCAAGAAGGCGACGATGAATGCAGAGGAGGAAAGGGATGCCCGAGATCTAAAGGACACAGGCATGAAGATTGTTGAGAAATGCGGAGGGCTTCCCCTGGCCATCAAGACCATCGGAGGGGTCCTCCGCGACAGAGGACTCAACAGAAGTGCGTGGGAGGAAGTTCTCCGCAGCGCCGCATGGTCACGGACCGGGCTTCCCGAAGGTGTGCACCGAGCACTGAATCTGAGCTACCAAGACTTGCCGTCCCATCTGAAGCAATGCTTTCTCTACTGTGCCTTGTTCAAAGAAGACTATGTGTTTGCCAGGTCTGACATCATCAAATTATGGATAGCCGAAGGGTTTGTCGAAGCACGAGGAGATGTCAGCTTGGAGGAAACTGGGGAGCAATATTACAGTCAGCTGCTTCATAGGAGCCTTCTACAATCGCAACCTTTCGGTCTGGAATACAAGAATTATTCAAAGATGCATGACCTGCTGCGATCGCTCGGTCATTTCCTCTCGAGAGAAGAGAGCTTGTTCATTAGTGACGTGCAAAACGAGTGGAGAAGTGGTGCCGCCCTGATGAAGCTACGTCGGCTGTCGATTCGGCTCGCTGTAACCACGGACATCCAGCATATCGTCAATTTGACCAAGCGACATGAGTCAGTGAGGACATTGTTAGTGGAGGGATCACGCGGCATTGTGGGGGATGTAGATGATTCCTTGAAGAACCTTGTGCGACTTCGAGTCCTGCACATTAAGTACACAAATATCGAGAGCATATCACACTATATCGGAAATTTGAGACACTTGAGATACTTGGATGTGTCTCGTAGCCATATAACGGAGCTTCCAGAAAGCATATGCAATCTGACGAATTTGCAGTTTTTGATCCTCCAAGGATGTTTCAAGTTGAGACAGATCCCCCAGGGTATAGATAGGCTGGTCAATCTAAGGACACTCGATTGTAAAGAAACACGCTTGGAGAGCTTACCATGTGGAATAGGAAGGTTGAAGCACCTCAATGAACTCCAAGGATTCGTGGTGAACACGGCTACTGGTTCGTGCCCATTGGAAGAATTAGGCAGCCTCCAGGAGCTCAGATACCTCTCCATTCACAGGTTGGAGAGGGCGTGGCTGGAAGCTGAACCGGGAAGGGATACGAGCGTATTAAAAGGTAACCATAAACTGAAGAATCTACATTTACATTGCTCATCCACACCGACATCCGATGGTCACACTGAGGAACAGATCGAAAGAATCGAGAAGGTGTTGGATGTGGCACTTCATCCACCATCGTCTGTTGTTTCGCTCACGTTAGACAATTTCTTCGGCCTCCGGTACCCCAGCTGGATGGCGTCTGCAAGCATCAGTTCGCTTCTTCCAAACATAAGCCGCTTGGAACTAATTCACTGCGTTCAGTGGCCACTGCTTCCACCGCTAGGGAAGCTCCCCAGTTTGGAGTTTCTTAAAATAGGAGGTGCACGTGCAGTGACCACCATCGGACCGGAATTTTTTGGGTGTGAAGCTGCTGCTACTGGTCATGAACGGGAACGGAATTCAAagcgcccttcttcttcttcttcttcttcttcttcaccttcTCCTCTGTTGTTTCCGAGTCTAAGGCAGCTGCAACTCTGGAATATGACTAACTTGGAAGTGTGGGATTGGGTAGCGGAAGGTTTTGCTATGCGTCGCCTAGACAAATTGGTCCTCCATAATTGCCCCAAGTTGAAGTCTCTACCGGAAGGCCTGATCCGACAGGCAACCTGCTTAACCACATTGAATCTGTGGGATGTGTGTGCTCTCAAGTCCATCAGAGGTTTCCCTACTGTGAAACAACTGAGGATAAGTGGTGAATCAGATCTGGAGATTGTTGCTGATCTCCCTGCACTGGAGGTCTTGGAGTTGGGCCCGTTTGGGCGTCTCAACAATCATTTACCAGAGTGGTTGGCGCAACAATCATTCACTGCGCTCCAGAGACTGGACGTAAGTGGAACCACCCAACAACTCGTCAGATGCCTCCAAAATGGCGCAGACTGGCCCATGATCGAacgctttccaattttttccatcaGAGATGGCCGAGGCAATTATATAAACTACATCAAGCATTCCTGCACCTTCGACACAAACCTAGTCGATGATGATGCTGtttttgctgctgttgctgctgccgaagaagaagaaaaaagaagaagacatcaatga
- the LOC135581084 gene encoding transcription termination factor MTERF2, chloroplastic-like isoform X1: MAWWALPAPTTVVPTLSPSIDRPRSWNVAFVLFLGSNSPSPFVSSVSTSSVRSCGFRATRVRFAAAEDGWCPSSTSGLPAVDEAREAVVEILREFGASQEDSVYIAANSPCYVEMLVGNVQELDELGLWGSWNSEIVEGNVDMSTLSFRKKVYYMAKSKGDKGVLPYLDSIGVKLSSALLIARYLSSEKLPQLIDKVNFVSGILFPSSINKALIGRNARRMMMHLSIPADEDVQSTLSFFEKMEARHGGLSMLGHKDASFPYLVESFPKLLLCSVENHFRPLVGFLEILGVPEAGIATILLSFPPIIFCDIEKEIKPKLCAFSKGLEEKDIAKMLMKYPWILSTSIQWNYEKILAFFNEKKVPKSSVDLAIRSWPHILGCSATKMKSMVEQFNEFGVKKKMLVPVITSSPQLLLKKPKEFQEVVSFMEEIGFDSKTIGRILCRCPEIFASSVDNTLRKKVNFLADFGVSRDCLLRIVRKYPEMLLLDTDNTLLPRMSFLMRVGLSKREVCSMICRFSPILGYSIEMVLKPKLDFLLRTMKKPLKEIVEYPRYFSYSLDKKIKPRFWVIQSRKLECSLKDMLSKNDDEFAQEYMGIGRLLVVPSVPPKDGS, from the exons ATGGCTTGGTGGGCTCTCCCCGCTCCCACCACCGTAGTCCCAACTCTCTCCCCTTCGATCGATCGCCCTCGCTCGTGGAATGTCGCCTTCGTCCTCTTTCTCGGTTCCAACTCTCCTTCTCCCTTCGTTTCCTCGGTTTCCACCTCCTCTGTCCGCAGCTGCGGGTTCCGGGCCACGCGAGTACGGTTTGCCGCTGCCGAAGACGGGTGGTGTCCGTCTTCGACGTCCGGCTTGCCGGCCGTCGATGAAGCACGGGAAGCCGTGGTCGAGATACTGCGGGAGTTCGGAGCCTCACAGGAGGACTCCGTTTATATCGCCGCCAATTCGCCGTGCTATGTAGAGATGCTCGTGGGGAACGTGCAAGAGCTGGATGAGCTCGGCCTGTGGGGTTCATGGAATAGCGAGATTGTGGAAGGGAACGTGGACATGAGTACCCTTAGTTTCAGGAAGAAGGTGTACTACATGGCCAAAAGTAAGGGAGATAAGGGCGTGCTTCCTTATCTGGATAGCATTGGCGTCAAACTCTCCTCTGCTTTGCTCATTGCTAGGTATTTGTCCTCGGAGAAGCTTCCTCAGCTGATTGATAAG GTCAATTTTGTGAGTGGAATTTTGTTTCCAAGCAGTATTAATAAGGCACTTATCGGAAGAAATGCTAGACGAATGATGATGCACCTATCGATTCCTGCGGATGAGGATGTTCAGAGCACTTTGTCCTTTTTTGAAAAA ATGGAGGCAAGACACGGAGGTCTAAGTATGTTAGGTCACAAAGATGCCTCATTTCCCTATCTGGTCGAATCATTTCCAAAGCTTCTTTTGTGCTCTGTAGAAAACCATTTTAGACCGTTGGTTGGCTTTCTTGAAATTCTTGGTGTTCCTGAAGCAGGCATTGCAACTATACTATTGTCATTCCCCCCTATCATTTTCTGTGATATTGAGAAAGAAATCAAGCCAAAACTGTGTGCATTTAGCAAAG GTTTGGAAGAAAAAGATATTGCAAAGATGCTGATGAAATATCCATGGATTCTTTCAACCAGTATTCAGTGGAATTATGAGAAGATACTGGCTTTCTTCAATGAAAAGAAG GTTCCAAAATCAAGTGTCGACCTCGCAATTAGGAGTTGGCCACATATATTGGGTTGTTCGGCTACAAAGATGAAGTCAATGGTGGAGCAATTTAATGAATTTGGTGTTAAGAAGAAGATGCTGGTTCCAGTTATTACCTCTAGCCCACAGCTCCTACTGAAGAAACCTAAAGAATTTCAAGAG gTCGTATCATTTATGGAAGAAATTGGTTTTGATAGCAAAACCATTGGTAGGATTTTATGTCGCTGTCCAGAAATATTTGCTTCTAGTGTTGATAACACCTTGAGAAAGAAAGTCAATTTCCTTGCTGATTTTGGTGTCTCAAGAGACTGTCTTCTTCGGATTGTCAGAAAATATCCAGAAATGCTACTTTTGGATACTGATAACACTTTACTTCCCAG GATGAGCTTTCTTATGAGGGTTGGGCTGTCTAAGAGGGAAGTATGCTCCATGATCTGTAGATTTTCTCCCATACTGGGCTATAGCATTGAAATGGTTCTGaaaccaaagcttgatttcctCTTAAGAACAATGAAGAAGCCACTCAAGGAAATTGTCGAATACCCAAGGTACTTCAGCTACTCACTGGACAAGAAGATAAAACCCAGATTCTGGGTGATTCAGAGTAGAAAACTCGAATGTAGTTTGAAGGACATGTTGTCTAAGAATGACGATGAGTTTGCACAAGAATATATGGGGATCGGAAGATTACTAGTGGTGCCCTCGGTTCCACCCAAAGATGGTTCATAG
- the LOC135581084 gene encoding transcription termination factor MTERF5, chloroplastic-like isoform X3, translating to MAWWALPAPTTVVPTLSPSIDRPRSWNVAFVLFLGSNSPSPFVSSVSTSSVRSCGFRATRVRFAAAEDGWCPSSTSGLPAVDEAREAVVEILREFGASQEDSVYIAANSPCYVEMLVGNVQELDELGLWGSWNSEIVEGNVDMSTLSFRKKVYYMAKSKGDKGVLPYLDSIGVKLSSALLIARYLSSEKLPQLIDKVNFVSGILFPSSINKALIGRNARRMMMHLSIPADEDVQSTLSFFEKMEARHGGLSMLGHKDASFPYLVESFPKLLLCSVENHFRPLVGFLEILGVPEAGIATILLSFPPIIFCDIEKEIKPKLCAFSKGLEEKDIAKMLMKYPWILSTSIQWNYEKILAFFNEKKVPKSSVDLAIRSWPHILGCSATKMKSMVEQFNEFGVKKKMLVPVITSSPQLLLKKPKEFQEVVSFMEEIGFDSKTIGRILCRCPEIFASSVDNTLRKKVNFLADFGVSRDCLLRIVRKYPEMLLLDTDNTLLPSNNAI from the exons ATGGCTTGGTGGGCTCTCCCCGCTCCCACCACCGTAGTCCCAACTCTCTCCCCTTCGATCGATCGCCCTCGCTCGTGGAATGTCGCCTTCGTCCTCTTTCTCGGTTCCAACTCTCCTTCTCCCTTCGTTTCCTCGGTTTCCACCTCCTCTGTCCGCAGCTGCGGGTTCCGGGCCACGCGAGTACGGTTTGCCGCTGCCGAAGACGGGTGGTGTCCGTCTTCGACGTCCGGCTTGCCGGCCGTCGATGAAGCACGGGAAGCCGTGGTCGAGATACTGCGGGAGTTCGGAGCCTCACAGGAGGACTCCGTTTATATCGCCGCCAATTCGCCGTGCTATGTAGAGATGCTCGTGGGGAACGTGCAAGAGCTGGATGAGCTCGGCCTGTGGGGTTCATGGAATAGCGAGATTGTGGAAGGGAACGTGGACATGAGTACCCTTAGTTTCAGGAAGAAGGTGTACTACATGGCCAAAAGTAAGGGAGATAAGGGCGTGCTTCCTTATCTGGATAGCATTGGCGTCAAACTCTCCTCTGCTTTGCTCATTGCTAGGTATTTGTCCTCGGAGAAGCTTCCTCAGCTGATTGATAAG GTCAATTTTGTGAGTGGAATTTTGTTTCCAAGCAGTATTAATAAGGCACTTATCGGAAGAAATGCTAGACGAATGATGATGCACCTATCGATTCCTGCGGATGAGGATGTTCAGAGCACTTTGTCCTTTTTTGAAAAA ATGGAGGCAAGACACGGAGGTCTAAGTATGTTAGGTCACAAAGATGCCTCATTTCCCTATCTGGTCGAATCATTTCCAAAGCTTCTTTTGTGCTCTGTAGAAAACCATTTTAGACCGTTGGTTGGCTTTCTTGAAATTCTTGGTGTTCCTGAAGCAGGCATTGCAACTATACTATTGTCATTCCCCCCTATCATTTTCTGTGATATTGAGAAAGAAATCAAGCCAAAACTGTGTGCATTTAGCAAAG GTTTGGAAGAAAAAGATATTGCAAAGATGCTGATGAAATATCCATGGATTCTTTCAACCAGTATTCAGTGGAATTATGAGAAGATACTGGCTTTCTTCAATGAAAAGAAG GTTCCAAAATCAAGTGTCGACCTCGCAATTAGGAGTTGGCCACATATATTGGGTTGTTCGGCTACAAAGATGAAGTCAATGGTGGAGCAATTTAATGAATTTGGTGTTAAGAAGAAGATGCTGGTTCCAGTTATTACCTCTAGCCCACAGCTCCTACTGAAGAAACCTAAAGAATTTCAAGAG gTCGTATCATTTATGGAAGAAATTGGTTTTGATAGCAAAACCATTGGTAGGATTTTATGTCGCTGTCCAGAAATATTTGCTTCTAGTGTTGATAACACCTTGAGAAAGAAAGTCAATTTCCTTGCTGATTTTGGTGTCTCAAGAGACTGTCTTCTTCGGATTGTCAGAAAATATCCAGAAATGCTACTTTTGGATACTGATAACACTTTACTTCCCAG TAACAATGCTATATAG